One window of the Streptococcus parasanguinis ATCC 15912 genome contains the following:
- a CDS encoding FTR1 family iron permease has product MVKHSLNKLLILLGILALFWTHSVAAESYSDLFIKITDATTAVENKNQDKAKELIAEIQAVFETKDHHESTAGKKVSQALAIKGKVTKEDLTKISSALLAFEKEQNPIDLEAEKDKLVSRLAPYFKNLQDAITAKDLDKTRQTYADLNNTWTRNEAVVRDHSTAYYGKIETAISILRSSIETEPTDFTSIQSSYDDLKNGIDAFVKGEAISSASTDLTLKDGIKLLEKAQSQFQSGDDKSAAATMKQFITIWPTIEGDVSTTNPSLYTRVESESPVIMVKGKEKTYQEKLQALIRDLSAIDTTASYNAFDAMLILLREGVEALLIVMALVTTLKAAKMRKGLKWVYGGALAGVLASAAIALVLQVAFPAVTSGSNREIIEGGVGIFAVVMMILIGIWLHSKSSVKQWNAFMDRQMKTVTATGSFVSMFALSFLAVFREGAETILFYVGIIPRITTAHFILGIGLAIVVLIIIAVAMTKASQAIQPHRIFFILTWLIYALAFKMLGVSIHALQLTNILPSHLVNGLPTIDWAGIYPSWEVLLPQLIFVALIALVTVRQHGKE; this is encoded by the coding sequence TTGGTCAAGCACTCTTTGAATAAACTCTTGATCTTGTTAGGCATTCTTGCCTTGTTCTGGACTCATTCAGTGGCTGCGGAATCTTATAGCGATCTCTTTATCAAGATCACAGATGCAACAACCGCTGTAGAAAATAAGAACCAGGATAAGGCCAAGGAATTGATCGCTGAGATTCAAGCTGTTTTTGAAACCAAGGACCACCATGAGTCCACGGCAGGAAAAAAAGTTAGCCAAGCTCTAGCAATAAAAGGGAAGGTAACCAAAGAGGATCTCACCAAGATCTCATCAGCCTTGCTAGCTTTTGAAAAAGAGCAAAATCCGATCGATTTAGAAGCAGAAAAAGATAAACTTGTGAGTCGGCTCGCTCCTTACTTTAAGAATCTACAAGATGCCATTACAGCTAAGGATCTGGATAAAACCCGTCAAACCTATGCAGATCTCAATAATACCTGGACACGAAACGAAGCAGTGGTAAGAGATCATAGCACAGCTTACTATGGCAAAATCGAGACGGCCATTTCGATCTTACGTAGTAGCATTGAAACAGAGCCTACTGACTTCACCAGCATCCAGTCCTCCTATGATGACCTAAAAAATGGGATTGATGCCTTTGTAAAAGGAGAAGCGATTAGCAGTGCTAGTACGGATTTGACACTGAAAGATGGGATCAAGCTTTTGGAGAAGGCGCAAAGCCAATTCCAATCTGGCGATGATAAATCTGCTGCAGCAACTATGAAGCAGTTCATCACCATCTGGCCAACCATTGAGGGAGATGTCAGCACAACCAATCCAAGCCTCTACACGCGCGTAGAGAGTGAATCTCCGGTTATTATGGTTAAGGGGAAAGAAAAGACCTATCAAGAGAAATTACAAGCCTTGATCAGGGACCTGTCTGCGATTGATACAACAGCTTCTTACAACGCTTTTGATGCTATGTTGATTCTTCTGCGTGAAGGAGTAGAAGCGCTTCTGATCGTCATGGCCCTTGTGACGACCCTTAAGGCCGCTAAGATGAGGAAAGGCCTCAAATGGGTCTACGGTGGAGCTCTTGCTGGTGTTCTTGCCAGCGCAGCGATCGCTCTTGTTCTGCAAGTAGCTTTTCCAGCCGTTACTTCGGGGTCTAACCGGGAAATTATTGAAGGTGGCGTTGGGATTTTCGCAGTGGTCATGATGATCCTCATTGGAATTTGGCTACACAGCAAGTCCTCTGTCAAACAGTGGAATGCCTTTATGGACCGTCAGATGAAGACGGTAACGGCTACAGGAAGTTTTGTTTCTATGTTTGCCCTCAGTTTCTTAGCAGTCTTTCGTGAAGGGGCTGAGACCATTCTCTTCTATGTTGGGATCATTCCACGGATTACAACCGCTCATTTCATACTAGGAATCGGGCTTGCCATAGTTGTTCTCATCATCATTGCAGTGGCCATGACCAAGGCTAGTCAAGCTATCCAACCTCACAGAATCTTTTTCATTCTGACTTGGTTGATTTACGCCTTGGCCTTCAAGATGCTCGGTGTCAGCATTCACGCCCTGCAGTTGACCAATATCCTACCTAGCCATTTGGTCAATGGACTTCCAACCATCGATTGGGCGGGCATCTATCCAAGCTGGGAAGTTCTTCTTCCCCAACTTATCTTTGTGGCCTTGATCGCACTCGTTACGGTGAGACAACATGGCAAAGAGTAG
- the tatC gene encoding twin-arginine translocase subunit TatC, producing the protein MAKSRADEMTIVEHLVEFRKRLIAVVLCYIIVFLVAFVFGGELYQALTASFHQKLLVLGPNDILWIYVSLANLTAFSLTLPFIVYQIWQFVRPALKEKEARAVFAYIPASFICFVLGLAFGYFFVSPAILEVLMRLGEGLFDTQLTAQNYLTFLWHTSLPLGVLFELPVLVAFLTSIGLLTPQFLITYRRYAYFVLLVLAVVLTPADFISDLAMTLPLILLFEVSVAISKVIYSRKRRN; encoded by the coding sequence ATGGCAAAGAGTAGAGCAGATGAAATGACCATTGTTGAACATTTGGTCGAATTTCGAAAACGATTGATCGCAGTGGTCTTGTGTTATATTATCGTCTTTCTGGTGGCTTTTGTATTTGGTGGAGAGCTCTACCAAGCCTTGACTGCTAGCTTTCATCAAAAACTGCTGGTACTGGGACCGAATGATATCCTCTGGATCTATGTATCGCTAGCCAATCTCACAGCCTTTAGTCTTACCTTGCCCTTTATTGTCTACCAGATTTGGCAATTTGTAAGGCCAGCTTTGAAGGAAAAGGAGGCGCGTGCAGTCTTTGCCTACATTCCAGCTAGCTTTATTTGCTTTGTACTGGGGCTTGCATTTGGTTATTTCTTTGTCAGTCCAGCTATTTTAGAGGTGCTGATGCGCTTGGGAGAAGGACTGTTTGATACCCAATTGACGGCACAAAATTATTTAACCTTCTTATGGCATACCTCCTTGCCTTTAGGGGTCTTGTTCGAGTTACCAGTTTTGGTCGCTTTTCTGACCTCGATTGGGCTCTTGACACCACAGTTTTTAATAACCTACCGACGATACGCTTACTTTGTCCTGCTGGTCTTAGCTGTCGTGCTAACCCCTGCAGACTTTATCAGTGACTTGGCCATGACACTCCCTTTGATCCTCTTATTTGAAGTCAGTGTTGCCATCAGTAAAGTCATCTATTCAAGAAAAAGGAGAAACTAA